Below is a window of Bacillota bacterium DNA.
GGACATCTTTGTATCAAAGGCAAGTTTGGCTGGGATTACCTGAACAGTGAAGACCGTTTGACTACCCCTCTGATCAAATCCAATGGTGTCTTTATAGAGGTCAGCTGGGAAGAGGCCCTCAGCTATATAGTCGATAATCTTGATGATATTAAAACCCGCTACGGTGCAGATGCCCTGATGGGTTTATGTTCACCGAAAACTGGCAACGAAGAAAGCTATCTATTTCAAAAATTCATCCGCTCCATGGGCACCAATAACGTGGACAGCTATACCAGACACTGCCATGCACCGTCGGTTGATGGACTGATGAAAGCCTTTGGTAGCGCGGCCCTGACAAATAGTATTGAAGAGATAGCCTCGGCTAAAACAATATTTGTTATTGAAGCAGACCCTCTGGAAAGCCATCCCATCCTGGGCTACCGGATTCGCGAGGCAGTAAGGAAGGGCGGTCAGTTGATCCTGGCCAATCACGGACATGCCGGTTTAACTGAACTGGCCAACCAGTATCTTCAGTTCAAACCGGGTACAGCTGTTGCCCTGGTCAATGCCATGGCCCAGGTAATAATTGAAGAGGGGTTGACTGATAAGGCCTTCATCGGGAAACGCACTGAAGGTTTTGATGCATTCACCGGGCATATTGCCCGCTATACCCCTGCATATGCGGCGAAGATAACCGGTCTTACCGAGGAAGAGATTAAAACTGCTGCCCGTGCTTATGCCGGCGCGGAAACCGCAGCAATTGTCTCCAAAGCAGGTGCTACAGAATCCGGTGGAGGAACCGACCTGGTTCTGGCCCTGGCCAACCTGGCCCTGCTTACCGGTAACCTTGGTAAGGAATCAACCGGGCTTTACTTGCCCTATGGGGAGAATAACCTGCAGGGATGTGCCGATATGGGAGGTCTGCCGGCGGTTCTTCCCGGTTACCAGACGATCAGGGAAAAATCGATCAGGGATAAATTCTCCCGTTCCTGGGGGGTTCAGATCAGTGACAAACCAGGTTTATCAGCGGCGGAAATGTTTGAAAATCCTGAACAGAGCGGGATTAAAGCCCTCTACATTATGGGTGAAAACCCTGTTTCCTGTCGACATGAAGACCAAAAAATGGTCAATTTCCTTAAAGAACTTGAATTCCTGGTAGTTCAGGATATCTTCATGACCGAAACTGCTTCCCTGGCGGATGTTATTCTGCCTGCAGCGGCCTATGGAGAGAAAACCGTAACCTATACCAATACGGAACGAAGAGTTCAGATCAGCAATGCAGCAGTAGAACCTCCCGGAGAAGCACACCCCGACTGGGCAATTATAGCTGAGCTGGCTGGCTGGCTCGGTTTTGAATGGGAATATGGGGGACCTGAAGAAATTATGGCGGAAATTGCATCACTGGTACCCCAGTATGCGGGAATTTCCTATGAGCGGTTGATTGATCATGGTCTGCAGTGGCCCTGCCCTACTCCCGGGCATTCCGGGACCAAATACCTTTACGAAGGGCGTTTTGGTCGCGGCCTGGGGCTTTTTAGCCCGGTAGATTTTAAACCATATGTTGAAGAGGCTGTCGGGAGCGAAGTTTACACAGAAGAGAATGGAGAGCATCCCTGCAGCTGCCTGAGTGAAAGCATGACCAGGCGTTCTGTAATCAGCGTTTTTAAAGACAGCTGTAACTGTTGATCTTAAATATTCTATTCTGTATTGGAGGCGGAATATCTTGACCCCTTCTTTATTCCCGGATGGATTTCTTTGGGGGACGGCGACGGCTTCCTACCAAATTGAGGGTTCACCATCTGCTGATGGTAAGGGAGAGTCGATCTGGGACAGATTTTCCCATACTCAGGGAAACATCTGGAATGGTGATACCGGTGATGTTGCCTGCGATCATTACCGGCGTTTTGAAGAAGATGTCAAATTGATGGCTGATCTTGGCCTTAACGCTTATCGTTTCTCTCTTTCCTGGCCCAGGATCTTTCCTTCCGGTTTCGGTAAACCGAACGAAAAGGGGCTAGATTTCTACCGCCGGCTGGTTGATCAGCTTCACTCAAGAAGAATTAAACCGGCCATCACCCTCTATCACTGGGACCTCCCCCAGGCTCTGCAGGATCGGGGAGGTTGGAATAACCGCGATACGGCAAGGTACTTTGCCGACTACGCCACCCATATGTTTAATCGTCTTGATCTGCCGGTTGATTTATGGATAACCTTGAACGAACCCTGGGTAGTGGCCGTGCTGGGCAATGCGTTCGGTATACATGCTCCCGGAAATAATGATTTTAACCTTGCACTGCAGGCAGCCCATAATCTTCTTATAGGTCACGGGCTGGCCGTCAAAAATTTCAGGGAAGCTGATCGGGGAAAAGAAGAGATCGGGATCACTTTGAGCCTGCAACCGGTCCATCCCGCGACGGATTCCGAAGCCGATCTTGAAGCTGCCCGTATCTCGGATGGTTTCATGAACCGCTGGTTTTTAGATCCCCTGTTTAAGGGTTCGTACCCCCGGGATCTTTTTGATATTTTCTCCAGGCTTTACACTTTGCCTGAAACTGTTGAAAAAGATGCCGCAATCATTGCCGAACCCATCGATTTTCTTGGAATCAACAATTACACAAGAGTGATCGTGCAGTCCAGCGGAGTCGAAGATTCATTTATGGGTAACCCTGTTAACCCTCCGGATTCCGAGTATACCGATATGGGCTGGGAAGTTTATCCACGCGGTCTTTATGAGTTGATGACCAGAATTCACCGTGAATACGGGCCCTTACCGCTCTACATAACCGAGAATGGAGCCGCATTTCCTGATGAAATAGGTAAAGACGGAACTATTGGCGATCAGCGCAGGATTGACTTTCTTAAAAAATACCTTCAGGAATGCTGGAATGCCATCGAAGAAGGTGTGCCTCTCAAAGGCTATTTTGTATGGACCCTGCTGGATAACTTTGAATGGGCTTACGGCTACAGTAAACATTTCGGCATTATTCACGTTGACCTGGAGACCCAGAAGCGAACTCTTAAAAACAGTGCAATGTGGTACAAAGATGTGATCAGCCGCAACGGACTGGAGTAACTGGCATAAGATATTTTATGTATTCAGATAGAAAGATTAGAAAACATTAGACTATCTTTAAGAATAATCACCTCCATGGAATAAAGGAATGCCCCGTACCTCTGGCGAATCCTGGTATACACTGGGATCAATAATCCGTAAAGGAAGGTTCGGGGTGAGCACAAAGAAGGCAGTTTATAGAGAAATAACCATAATTCGTGACGACGAAAGGGAAGTAACGGAAGATCTTATTGCTGTAGAAAAACCGGTAACTATATATCTTAATGGTCAGGAACTTGTTACCTTACTCTGTACCCCTGAAAAAATCGACCGTCTTGCCCTCGGCTTTTTATGCTCGGAGGGCTTACTTATAGCGGCAGATGAAGTCGATTCTCTCCGGGTTCTCGATGAGGAAGGACGGGTTGAGGTTGAGCTGAAAAATGATTCCGGTCTTGCCGGGACTTTGTTTGGAAAGAGAACGATCACATCAGGCTGTGGGAAGGGAACAATCTTTTACAATGTTCTCGATTCTCTTCGAAGCAGCCCGATAACCGGGAAAATGCAGGTAACCCCAAGACAGCTTCTATCACTTGTCGGGAAACTTCAAACCAGGGCTGAACTGTTCAGGACTACCGGGGGAGTTCACAGCGCTGCACTTGCTGATGGAAAAGATATTATAATTTTCTTTGAAGATATCGGCCGTCATAACGCCATCGACAAGATTATCGGAGAAGCACTTCTGACCGGGATGCCCACTGAAGATAAAATCTTTGTATCCAGCGGGCGTTTAAGCTCCGAAATACTGCTCAAAGCAGCAAAAATGAAGATTCAGCTGCTTCTTTCCAGGGCTGCACCCACTTCGCTCTGCATAGAACTTGCTGAAAACCTTAACATTACCCTTGCCGGCTTTGCCCGGGGTAAAAGGGTAAACATCTATACACACCGGTGGAGGGTGTTGGATAGCTAGCAGCATTTATTGCGAAGTAATCTTTTTCCGCAGTGATTTCTTGTCCTTGCATTCTTCTTCTTCAATAAAGATCTTTTTTGCTTTAACATTAACCTCGTTCAGGTAAAACCCTGTCTGAAATTCTATTTCTTCCTTCAGGGTTCTCTGGACATCACGAAGTAGGGTATCGATCCGCATATCAGGAACCTTCGTCAGGGCGATGGCAAGATCCACATTTAGAATAGCTTTACTGCTTCCGTTTTGCAGGTCTATGATGATCGCTTTGTGCACCCCGGGAAAGCGGGAAATAATATGTTCAACCAGTTCGTTTACAACATGTTCAGAAATAAAGAAACCGCCCAGGGTACTGTATACCGGTCGGACCACAGATCTTTCCATCGGTATACCCGCCGGCATGGCTGTGGGAAAGCTGAAGAATGAACGCAGCGGATCGATGATGTAACCCGGAAATTCTTTCTTGATGGCAAAGGTAGGCAGAGGTATAACATGCCGGTTTTCCTTGGCCCTGACAGTGAGGGCAGTCTGTATCGATTCAGAGTCGGTTACTTCTTCAATGTTGTAATAGTAAGCCGGTTTTTGAAGCCCAAGGTTTTCGGCAATTACATTAGTCATCTTTCTTGAAGTGCCAAGGATTAACAGCCTTCCGGGTTTGATTTCAGAAAGCTTCTCTTTAACCTGCTGGGCATGCTCGGGATCTTTAAATAAAGCCCGTTTGATAGCCCCGTAGCGAGTATTTTCCCTTTTTGCTGAACGTCCGGCTAAGGCGACGCTACCTTTGATTAAAAGGCCGTCATCAATAATATATTCAATACTGTACTGCTTGGCTATTACCGGAGCCTGGTGGCTTTTACCTGTTCCGCTGTGACCGATTAGAGCATATATTTCCATTTGACCACTTCCATGTCCGTTATTATTTGTTTTTCCTTGCACATTGTTGTAAAACTGTTTTATTATTATACCATACTTGCATACCGGTTCATTCCGGTTGGCTGGGAGCGAACACTTTGATAATTATTACATCCCCTCCTGAAAAATTTGCCGGGGAACTGGTCATGCCCGGTGATAAATCGATCACCCACCGGGCGCTGCTGCTTGGTGCCATTGCCCGGGGAGTAACCGAAATCAAAGGTTACCTGGAGGCTGGTGATTCTATTTCAACGGCAGCCTGCCTCAGGGCGCTCGGGGTTAAAATCAGCAAAAGACCTGATCGCCTGCTGGTTGAAGGCAGTGATATGGTTTTAAAAAGACCGGAGGAATCCCTGTATGCAGGTAACTCTGGTACAACTGCCAGGCTTCTGCTCGGTATTTTAGCCGGACAGAATTTTTCTGCCACGCTTACAGGAGATAGCTCTCTTCAGAAGCGGCCTATGAAAAGGGTAATCGAACCCCTTTCCCTGATGGGCGCTGAATTCAACAGTAATAATGATCATTTGCCGCTCACTATCCAGGGGGGAAGTCTGAAGCCGATCTCTTATCAAAGTCCCCGGTCCAGCGCTCAGGTTAAATCTTCTGTACTACTGGCCGGGTTATATGCGGATGGAGAGACGGTGGTAGAAGAACCTTATCAAAGCCGCAACCATACGGAACTGATGCTTCAGCTCTTTGGCGCTGATCTGCAAGTTGACGGCTGCCGGATTTCTGTAAGAGGTCCTTCCAGGCTTAGAGGCACCCAGGTCAGGGTTCCGGCTGACATCTCGGCTGCAGCTTTTTTCATGATAGCGGCGGCAATAGTGCCCGATTCGGAAGTGCTCTTAAAAAATATCGGTATTAATCCTTCACGCAGCGGCATTGTAGAGGTCCTTCTTGAAATGGGAGCAGATCTTGAATTGCTCAATAAACGGATTTGGGGGAATGAACCTGTTGCCGATATCCGGGTCAGGGGAAATAGAAAGTTAAAGGGAATTACTATCGGCGGTGAGATGATTCCCCGGTTAATCGATGAAATTCCGGTATTAGCTGTTGCAGCTGCACTGGCAGAGGGTAAAACAGTTGTTAAAGATGCTGCCGAGTTAAGGGTTAAAGAATCAGACAGGATAACGGCGCTTTGTATGCAGTTGAATGCTCTTGGCAGCGGGATTACGGAAAAAGAAGATGGATTTGAGATAACCGGTGGAGCTAAACTTAAGGGGGCAAAGGTAAGCAGCTGCGACGATCATCGCATCGCCATGGCGTTAGCTGTGGCCGGACTGGCTGCTGAAGGCGAAACTGTTGTGGAAGGTGCGGAGGCAATCGGGATCTCCTTCCCCGGATTTATGGCTGCCCTTCGAACTCTTGTAACTAAATAGTTGCTTAAATTGACGCTTGCCGAACGATATGTTAAAATATGGTTGTTCTTTCCAGCCATTTTACTTCATTTTAAACATGGCAGATTAGGAGAAATTTTATGCCGTTGTCAGTTACTACATATGGACATTATAAGAAAAATAACCCTGTGAAAGAGTTCAATTCATACCGGGAAGAGCGTCAGACTGTTCTCTCTGTTATAGAAGAAGTAAGGACAGGTGGAGATGAAGCCCTTTTTAAATTAACCAGGAAGTTTGATCAGGCAGAGCTTGACAACCTGGTAGTATCAAAAGAAGAAATTGCAGATGCCCTGAAGGTGATTGAACATGATTTACTGGCCGTGATCAGGGAAGCGAAAGATAACATCGAAAGATTTCATCGCCGACAGCTCCAGGAAACCTGGTGGGATGAGGATACCGGCTGGAAAATCGGCCAGCGTGTTCAAGCGCTGCAGTCTGTCGGAGCCTATGTACCAGGAGGCACTGCAGCATATCCTTCATCCGTGCTGATGACGGTTATTCCGGCGAAAGTCGCCGGTGTGAATAAGATATATATCTGTACCCCTCCGGATAAAGACGGTCGGGTGAATCCTTTAACCCTGGTAGCCGCAAACGAAGCAGGCGCGGATGCAATTTTTAAGATCGGCGGTGCGCAGGCGGTGGCAGCTCTTGCTTTTGGCACCGAAACGATCCCTGCTGTCCAGAAAATAGTCGGCCCGGGCAATATTTATGTAACCCTGGCCAAGAAAGAAGTATACGGCCAGGTGGGTATCGACATGCTGGCCGGGCCCAGCGAAATTGTTATAATCGCCGATGATGCAGCCAATCCGGTTTTTATTGCTGCCGATCTTCTATCGCAGGCCGAACATGATCCGCTGTCCCGTTCCATATTGATTACCACTTCCGAAGAACTGGCTCTTTCTGTTTCGGGAGAAGTGACAAAACAGCTGGCAGCTCTACCAAGAAAAGAGATTGCTGAAAAAGCGATCCGGGAAAAAGGGGCGGTTATACTCGTTGAGCATCTTGGCGAAGCCTGGTCCGTGGTAAATGAACTGGCTCCTGAACATCTCGAACTGCACGTCCGGAATGCCTGGGATTATTTGGATAAAGTAAAGAATGCCGGAGCAATCTTTATCGGGCCATTTTCTCCGGAATCTTTAGGTGACTATTGGGCAGGTTCAAATCATGTGCTTCCTACCGGAACTGCAGCCAGGTATGCCTCGGCGCTGGGAGTGGCCGATTTTATCAAACATACAAATGTCCTTTATTATACAGAAGAAGCGCTGATGAAATCGGCGCCAAAGATTGCCGCAATTGCCAGGGCGGAGGGCCTTGAAGCTCATGCCCGGGCAGTACTGATAAGGAGGCAGGAAAATGGATCGACGAAGTAGGGTTGAACGTAAAACGGCAGAGACTGTTATAGAGCTTGAGCTGAATATTGATGGCAGTGGAAAGGCAGAGTTGAAAACAGGATTACCCTTTTTTGAACACATGCTTAACCTCTTTTGCCGTCATGGATTCTTCGATTTACATCTCAGGGCAGAAGGAGATATTGACGTCGATCCTCACCATCTTGTCGAAGATATCGGGATCTGTCTCGGCCGGGCCTGGCATGAGGCATTGGGTGATAAAAAGGGTATCAGACGTTACGGATTCAGCTCCGTACCAATGGATGAAGCACTGGTAACTGCTGTGGTTGATCTATCTGGCAGACCATGTTTACACTATCAGTTTGATATGCCGCAGGGTAGGGTTGGTAAGATGGATCTGGAGCTCTTTCGTGAGTTCTGGCAGGCTCTGATCAATGAAGGTCGGTTCAACCTGCACATGACGCTAAATCACGGTATTAACAAGCATCATATAATTGAAGCCTCGTTTAAAGCAGCTTCGCGGGCTTTGAATGAAGCTTCATCTTTGATCGAGGGTCTCGATACGGTCCTCTCGTCAAAGGGGAAATTGGAGTGAGGTGAGCAGTGTGCTGGTCATACCTGCTATCGATATGCGCAGAGGTAGATGTGTCCGGCTCTATCAGGGCAACCCCGATCGGGAAACTGTTTACGGCGATAATCCGGTTGAGGTAGCCCGTCAATGGGAACAGCTGGGTGCAAAAATGCTCCACCTGGTTGATCTCGACGGAGCTTTTACCGGCATGTCCCAGAATGCCAGGATAATCTGTTCCATCGGTGAAACGGTCCATATTCCGCTTCAACTTGGGGGTGGGATCAGGACCAGGGAGGCCGTGGAAAAAGCGCTTTCGGCAGGTATCTCCAGGGTAATCCTGGGGACGATGATCGTTGAAACCCCGGGCCTGGCCAGAGAGTTGGTTGAAGAATATGATGAGAGTATCATTGCCGGTATAGATGCTCGGGATGGTGTAGTGGCTGTTA
It encodes the following:
- a CDS encoding molybdopterin-dependent oxidoreductase — protein: MSAINLTIDGINIEVPPGTTILQAARQLGIDIPTFCYDKELSANGACRICVVEVENARALVASCVAPVGPGMIIHTESERVINARKSILSLLIANHPLVCITCEKTGECKLQDYCYRYGITDSEFVGEVKELSLDDTNEFFVRDMNKCILCGICVGKCQDVVGAGAIDFTSRGFVTNVGPAFEDRIEDSTCVFCGLCIDSCPVGALTPKSKLGQGRPWQVELVKTICPYCSLGCGINLQVKDNKPIGVTPVTESPVNRGHLCIKGKFGWDYLNSEDRLTTPLIKSNGVFIEVSWEEALSYIVDNLDDIKTRYGADALMGLCSPKTGNEESYLFQKFIRSMGTNNVDSYTRHCHAPSVDGLMKAFGSAALTNSIEEIASAKTIFVIEADPLESHPILGYRIREAVRKGGQLILANHGHAGLTELANQYLQFKPGTAVALVNAMAQVIIEEGLTDKAFIGKRTEGFDAFTGHIARYTPAYAAKITGLTEEEIKTAARAYAGAETAAIVSKAGATESGGGTDLVLALANLALLTGNLGKESTGLYLPYGENNLQGCADMGGLPAVLPGYQTIREKSIRDKFSRSWGVQISDKPGLSAAEMFENPEQSGIKALYIMGENPVSCRHEDQKMVNFLKELEFLVVQDIFMTETASLADVILPAAAYGEKTVTYTNTERRVQISNAAVEPPGEAHPDWAIIAELAGWLGFEWEYGGPEEIMAEIASLVPQYAGISYERLIDHGLQWPCPTPGHSGTKYLYEGRFGRGLGLFSPVDFKPYVEEAVGSEVYTEENGEHPCSCLSESMTRRSVISVFKDSCNC
- a CDS encoding GH1 family beta-glucosidase; protein product: MTPSLFPDGFLWGTATASYQIEGSPSADGKGESIWDRFSHTQGNIWNGDTGDVACDHYRRFEEDVKLMADLGLNAYRFSLSWPRIFPSGFGKPNEKGLDFYRRLVDQLHSRRIKPAITLYHWDLPQALQDRGGWNNRDTARYFADYATHMFNRLDLPVDLWITLNEPWVVAVLGNAFGIHAPGNNDFNLALQAAHNLLIGHGLAVKNFREADRGKEEIGITLSLQPVHPATDSEADLEAARISDGFMNRWFLDPLFKGSYPRDLFDIFSRLYTLPETVEKDAAIIAEPIDFLGINNYTRVIVQSSGVEDSFMGNPVNPPDSEYTDMGWEVYPRGLYELMTRIHREYGPLPLYITENGAAFPDEIGKDGTIGDQRRIDFLKKYLQECWNAIEEGVPLKGYFVWTLLDNFEWAYGYSKHFGIIHVDLETQKRTLKNSAMWYKDVISRNGLE
- the fdhD gene encoding formate dehydrogenase accessory sulfurtransferase FdhD — its product is MSTKKAVYREITIIRDDEREVTEDLIAVEKPVTIYLNGQELVTLLCTPEKIDRLALGFLCSEGLLIAADEVDSLRVLDEEGRVEVELKNDSGLAGTLFGKRTITSGCGKGTIFYNVLDSLRSSPITGKMQVTPRQLLSLVGKLQTRAELFRTTGGVHSAALADGKDIIIFFEDIGRHNAIDKIIGEALLTGMPTEDKIFVSSGRLSSEILLKAAKMKIQLLLSRAAPTSLCIELAENLNITLAGFARGKRVNIYTHRWRVLDS
- the aroA gene encoding 3-phosphoshikimate 1-carboxyvinyltransferase, which translates into the protein MIIITSPPEKFAGELVMPGDKSITHRALLLGAIARGVTEIKGYLEAGDSISTAACLRALGVKISKRPDRLLVEGSDMVLKRPEESLYAGNSGTTARLLLGILAGQNFSATLTGDSSLQKRPMKRVIEPLSLMGAEFNSNNDHLPLTIQGGSLKPISYQSPRSSAQVKSSVLLAGLYADGETVVEEPYQSRNHTELMLQLFGADLQVDGCRISVRGPSRLRGTQVRVPADISAAAFFMIAAAIVPDSEVLLKNIGINPSRSGIVEVLLEMGADLELLNKRIWGNEPVADIRVRGNRKLKGITIGGEMIPRLIDEIPVLAVAAALAEGKTVVKDAAELRVKESDRITALCMQLNALGSGITEKEDGFEITGGAKLKGAKVSSCDDHRIAMALAVAGLAAEGETVVEGAEAIGISFPGFMAALRTLVTK
- the hisD gene encoding histidinol dehydrogenase; amino-acid sequence: MPLSVTTYGHYKKNNPVKEFNSYREERQTVLSVIEEVRTGGDEALFKLTRKFDQAELDNLVVSKEEIADALKVIEHDLLAVIREAKDNIERFHRRQLQETWWDEDTGWKIGQRVQALQSVGAYVPGGTAAYPSSVLMTVIPAKVAGVNKIYICTPPDKDGRVNPLTLVAANEAGADAIFKIGGAQAVAALAFGTETIPAVQKIVGPGNIYVTLAKKEVYGQVGIDMLAGPSEIVIIADDAANPVFIAADLLSQAEHDPLSRSILITTSEELALSVSGEVTKQLAALPRKEIAEKAIREKGAVILVEHLGEAWSVVNELAPEHLELHVRNAWDYLDKVKNAGAIFIGPFSPESLGDYWAGSNHVLPTGTAARYASALGVADFIKHTNVLYYTEEALMKSAPKIAAIARAEGLEAHARAVLIRRQENGSTK
- the hisB gene encoding imidazoleglycerol-phosphate dehydratase HisB, giving the protein MDRRSRVERKTAETVIELELNIDGSGKAELKTGLPFFEHMLNLFCRHGFFDLHLRAEGDIDVDPHHLVEDIGICLGRAWHEALGDKKGIRRYGFSSVPMDEALVTAVVDLSGRPCLHYQFDMPQGRVGKMDLELFREFWQALINEGRFNLHMTLNHGINKHHIIEASFKAASRALNEASSLIEGLDTVLSSKGKLE
- the hisA gene encoding 1-(5-phosphoribosyl)-5-[(5-phosphoribosylamino)methylideneamino]imidazole-4-carboxamide isomerase, with protein sequence MLVIPAIDMRRGRCVRLYQGNPDRETVYGDNPVEVARQWEQLGAKMLHLVDLDGAFTGMSQNARIICSIGETVHIPLQLGGGIRTREAVEKALSAGISRVILGTMIVETPGLARELVEEYDESIIAGIDARDGVVAVKGWTEASAERVLDLAARVEQWGIKEIVYTDIHRDGTLCGPDLSGLEAIIKSTSLQVIMSGGISSLDDLQALKPYSSRVKGVIIGKALYSNQITLHDAMAVFE